From a region of the Gimesia sp. genome:
- a CDS encoding PSD1 and planctomycete cytochrome C domain-containing protein, whose product MYPACRTNSQRVATLSLILLSLTFTSVSQAEKSTPGLELFENIIRPALIEHCYECHSAATSDIKGGLRVDSREAIRNGGESGAAVVPHQTRQSLLLDALRHDSFEMPPGKKLPDEVIADFVKWVELGAPDSRDQPPSVDEAASLSWKAIFEKRRHWWSLQPLQKVTPPIAANNDWSERPVDRFLLGKLQQSHLQPAKTASPRTLIRRLSFVLTGLPPTPEEVEAFVSAAKQDRQAAYEGMVDRLLASPHFGERFARHWMDVVRYTDTYGYEWDNPAKGSWEYRDYLIRAFNQDVGFDQLVREQIAGDLLSEPRINRQSGFQESLIGPMFYHMGEHRHGDSINFNGIHQEMVNNKIDAFSKAFLASTVACARCHDHKLDAISQRDYYAMAAVFMTPRWTSRVIDAPGKQDALIGQLQTLRNEIHQELKQVWSQQAEQFTSELAAALDNSADARSRIWREALGLTTEKEQKSVKLKAGDIAWPAAQLLKLSSPAEIKTNWEQLQVSWRSASETHRQQNKERFKLLTDFSKPGFTEGWQVEGDGIRFGYVTEGTPLVSLNGDQLVQKLLPRGYHTHALSSKLPGAIRPPSERKLPGKMVSLNVAGGEWSGFLRTPDNAFQTENVIFFDRSEPAWQTFADRPLVNGIQRMMFEIATSDLNPDFPPRTGKTRAGGKLLPAEDFGFDKRSWFSVTEIVSHDQPGKPADELVHFATLYDQTLPDNQIEASQRIAVWLTGSVKRWCQDQPNDGDVTLINWLLKNRLLDNQDDGGSRLKQLVTEYRQIESQIQFAHTANSMDERGLTEISYPLNIRGDVDDLGKLIPPDFLEVFAGRHQVPQSSGSGRLELAEYLVSTEHPLTARVYVNRVWQWVFGEGLVRTPNDFGHLGEQPTHPDLLDYLAQEFMADGWSTRRLVRRLVLTRAFQQSGTVSEQSKDIDADNHLWHHYPTRRLEAEAIRDSLLTVSGSLDRRLYGRPIEVPRSKPDPAKRLFDGPLDGAGRRSIYLRMSIMDPPRFLVGFNLPDLKLPTGKRDVTNVPNQALILMNDPFVISQAEEWSKRLITDSSETVEQRLQQMFLTAYGRHPEASEVKRWTALIEELGGTHEQSGLLQNPEVWRHVAHAMFNTKEFIYYR is encoded by the coding sequence ATGTACCCAGCCTGCAGAACAAATTCTCAGAGAGTCGCGACGCTCAGTCTGATACTGTTGTCGCTGACCTTCACCAGTGTCTCGCAGGCCGAGAAGTCGACTCCCGGTCTGGAATTGTTCGAGAATATAATCCGACCGGCGCTGATCGAACATTGTTACGAATGTCATTCTGCAGCAACCTCGGACATCAAAGGGGGACTGCGAGTTGATAGTCGTGAGGCGATTCGCAATGGGGGCGAATCGGGCGCTGCGGTGGTTCCGCATCAGACCAGGCAGAGTCTGTTACTTGATGCCCTCCGACACGATTCTTTTGAGATGCCGCCGGGTAAGAAGCTGCCTGATGAGGTCATTGCCGACTTTGTGAAGTGGGTGGAACTGGGAGCACCAGACTCCCGCGATCAACCACCGAGCGTCGATGAAGCCGCCTCGCTCTCCTGGAAAGCGATCTTCGAAAAACGACGTCACTGGTGGAGTCTGCAACCACTGCAGAAGGTCACACCTCCCATCGCAGCGAACAACGACTGGTCAGAACGGCCCGTAGACCGTTTCCTGTTAGGGAAGTTGCAGCAGTCACATTTACAACCCGCTAAAACTGCGAGTCCGCGAACTCTCATCAGGCGACTTTCGTTCGTCTTGACGGGACTGCCTCCCACACCTGAGGAAGTCGAAGCGTTCGTCTCAGCAGCAAAACAGGATCGTCAGGCTGCCTACGAGGGAATGGTAGACCGGCTGCTGGCATCGCCGCATTTTGGGGAGCGATTTGCCCGGCACTGGATGGACGTCGTGCGATACACGGACACTTACGGTTACGAATGGGATAACCCCGCCAAAGGTTCCTGGGAGTACCGCGATTATCTGATTCGCGCATTCAACCAGGATGTAGGCTTTGATCAACTGGTGCGTGAGCAGATCGCAGGCGACCTGTTATCGGAACCACGGATTAACCGACAGAGCGGGTTTCAAGAAAGCCTGATCGGCCCAATGTTCTACCATATGGGCGAACATCGTCACGGCGACAGCATTAATTTTAACGGCATTCACCAGGAGATGGTCAACAATAAGATTGATGCCTTCTCGAAAGCGTTTCTGGCGAGTACTGTTGCCTGTGCCCGCTGTCATGATCATAAGCTGGATGCCATTTCCCAACGAGACTATTACGCGATGGCAGCGGTCTTCATGACTCCCCGCTGGACATCACGCGTGATTGATGCCCCGGGTAAACAGGATGCACTGATCGGACAGTTACAAACACTGAGAAATGAAATCCACCAGGAATTAAAACAGGTCTGGAGTCAGCAGGCCGAGCAGTTCACTTCGGAATTGGCAGCAGCCCTCGACAATTCTGCTGACGCTCGTTCCCGTATCTGGCGCGAAGCACTCGGGCTGACTACAGAAAAAGAGCAGAAGTCCGTCAAATTAAAAGCAGGGGACATCGCCTGGCCGGCTGCTCAACTGTTAAAGTTATCCTCGCCGGCTGAAATCAAAACAAACTGGGAGCAACTGCAGGTGTCCTGGCGCTCTGCCAGCGAAACACATCGCCAACAGAACAAAGAACGCTTTAAACTACTGACGGACTTCTCGAAACCTGGTTTTACTGAAGGTTGGCAGGTCGAAGGAGACGGTATTCGTTTTGGATATGTCACGGAAGGGACGCCTTTAGTATCTCTTAATGGTGATCAACTGGTCCAGAAACTGTTGCCCCGTGGATATCACACGCATGCCCTCTCTTCTAAATTACCGGGCGCGATCCGACCACCGTCTGAGCGAAAGCTGCCGGGAAAGATGGTCAGCCTGAATGTGGCTGGGGGTGAGTGGAGCGGTTTTCTCCGCACACCGGACAATGCGTTTCAAACTGAGAATGTGATCTTTTTTGATCGAAGCGAGCCAGCCTGGCAGACCTTTGCTGATCGTCCGCTGGTCAACGGCATCCAGCGGATGATGTTTGAAATCGCAACCAGCGATCTGAACCCCGATTTTCCACCCCGGACAGGAAAAACCCGGGCCGGCGGCAAACTACTGCCTGCGGAGGATTTTGGTTTTGATAAACGGAGCTGGTTCAGTGTGACGGAAATTGTCAGCCATGATCAACCGGGAAAGCCCGCGGACGAGTTGGTTCACTTCGCTACATTGTATGATCAGACTCTTCCAGATAATCAGATTGAGGCCAGCCAGCGCATCGCAGTCTGGCTGACCGGAAGCGTGAAGCGCTGGTGTCAGGATCAACCAAATGATGGTGATGTCACGCTGATCAACTGGCTGCTGAAAAACCGACTGCTGGATAATCAGGATGACGGGGGTTCGCGTCTTAAGCAACTGGTCACCGAGTACCGTCAGATTGAGTCACAAATCCAGTTTGCTCACACTGCGAACAGTATGGATGAACGCGGTTTGACTGAGATTTCCTATCCACTCAATATCCGGGGGGATGTCGATGATCTTGGTAAACTGATTCCACCTGACTTTCTGGAAGTCTTTGCCGGACGACATCAGGTTCCTCAAAGCTCGGGCAGTGGTCGACTGGAACTGGCAGAGTACCTGGTCAGCACGGAACATCCTCTGACCGCGCGAGTCTATGTGAACCGGGTCTGGCAGTGGGTCTTTGGGGAAGGACTCGTCCGAACCCCCAATGACTTCGGGCACCTGGGTGAGCAACCCACGCATCCGGATCTGCTGGACTACCTGGCGCAGGAATTTATGGCAGATGGCTGGTCAACCAGACGACTGGTACGCAGACTGGTGCTGACGCGAGCGTTTCAACAATCGGGGACCGTGTCTGAGCAGTCGAAAGACATCGATGCAGACAACCATTTATGGCACCACTATCCGACTCGCAGACTGGAAGCCGAGGCGATTCGCGATTCACTACTGACGGTGTCCGGTAGTCTGGACCGCCGGTTATACGGTCGTCCAATCGAAGTGCCCCGATCAAAACCCGATCCTGCGAAACGACTGTTCGATGGTCCCCTGGATGGTGCAGGGCGGCGCTCGATTTATCTGCGGATGTCGATCATGGATCCTCCCCGGTTTCTGGTTGGTTTTAATCTGCCGGATTTAAAACTCCCCACCGGCAAACGGGATGTCACCAATGTGCCCAATCAGGCCTTGATTCTGATGAACGATCCGTTTGTCATCAGCCAGGCAGAGGAATGGTCAAAGCGTCTGATTACAGATTCAAGTGAAACAGTGGAACAACGGTTACAGCAGATGTTTCTGACTGCCTATGGACGCCATCCCGAAGCGAGTGAAGTCAAACGCTGGACAGCGTTGATTGAAGAACTGGGAGGGACGCATGAGCAGAGCGGGTTGCTGCAGAATCCAGAAGTCTGGCGGCATGTGGCTCACGCCATGTTTAATACCAAAGAATTCATTTATTACCGGTAA
- a CDS encoding DUF1501 domain-containing protein, which produces MQSSSFRYSRCPGALSANSRRGFLKQTSAGFGWLALAGLLGEQSRSQAAPQSTPSHHTPRVKNVIFCFMDGGPSHVDTFDPKPALKTYEGKAIGAGAVSKRSQSSAGRVWLGSPWKFRQRGESGLWVSDLFPQLAQVADELCVVRSMVGELPLHGQQNLLLHTGRIIGQAPSMGAWVSYGLGTENRNLPAYVVLNNDWVPNGGLENFGSSFLPATHQATQLRAKGVPVDNIRPGDSLSLQQRKLELLAAQDQIFADKVSAASPIESAIANYETAFRMQTLIPEVSDISQEPAYIQREYGVDSTDEHQHYYATQALRARRLVEAGVRFVEITCPSFDSNNSPWDQHGQLKKNHEKNARITEQSVAALIVDLKRRGLLDETLVVWAGEMGRTPHTPKVTPTCGRDHHVNGYSLFLAGGGFKPGITFGETDEFGNAVVEHPLSIHDIHATILHQLGLDHEALTFRHGGRDHRLTDVHGHVIQEILS; this is translated from the coding sequence ATGCAGAGCTCATCATTCCGTTACAGTCGCTGCCCGGGAGCATTGTCCGCCAATTCCCGCCGTGGCTTCCTCAAGCAGACGAGTGCCGGTTTTGGCTGGTTGGCACTGGCAGGTCTGCTGGGTGAGCAGAGTCGATCACAGGCAGCACCGCAATCAACGCCGTCCCACCATACGCCGCGTGTTAAAAATGTCATCTTCTGCTTCATGGATGGCGGACCCAGTCACGTTGATACGTTCGATCCCAAGCCGGCATTGAAAACGTATGAAGGGAAAGCAATCGGGGCTGGGGCCGTTTCCAAGCGATCTCAATCGAGTGCCGGTCGGGTCTGGCTGGGAAGTCCCTGGAAATTCCGACAGCGGGGTGAGAGCGGTCTCTGGGTCAGCGATCTGTTTCCGCAGCTGGCTCAAGTAGCCGACGAACTGTGTGTCGTACGTTCCATGGTGGGAGAACTGCCTCTGCATGGTCAACAGAATCTGTTATTGCACACGGGGCGAATCATCGGACAGGCACCGAGTATGGGGGCCTGGGTTTCTTATGGACTTGGTACCGAGAACCGCAACCTTCCCGCCTACGTCGTGTTGAATAACGACTGGGTGCCGAATGGAGGCCTGGAAAACTTTGGCAGTTCGTTTCTCCCCGCTACACATCAGGCAACGCAGTTACGCGCGAAAGGCGTACCCGTGGACAACATCCGGCCGGGTGATTCACTCTCGCTGCAACAACGCAAACTGGAACTGCTGGCTGCACAGGACCAGATCTTTGCGGACAAAGTCTCGGCGGCTTCACCTATTGAAAGTGCGATCGCCAACTACGAAACTGCATTTCGTATGCAGACCCTGATCCCCGAAGTCTCCGACATCAGTCAGGAACCTGCTTACATCCAGCGCGAGTATGGCGTCGATTCCACTGACGAACATCAGCACTACTATGCAACCCAGGCACTGCGGGCACGGCGGCTTGTCGAAGCGGGAGTCCGATTTGTGGAGATCACGTGTCCCAGTTTCGACAGCAATAACAGTCCCTGGGATCAGCATGGGCAGCTCAAGAAAAACCATGAGAAGAATGCGCGAATTACGGAACAGTCCGTGGCGGCGCTCATTGTCGATCTGAAACGACGTGGGCTACTCGATGAAACTCTGGTTGTCTGGGCAGGCGAAATGGGACGGACTCCCCATACGCCGAAAGTCACGCCGACTTGTGGTCGTGATCATCATGTCAACGGTTACAGTCTGTTTCTGGCAGGGGGTGGCTTTAAACCGGGAATTACATTTGGAGAAACTGACGAATTTGGCAATGCGGTCGTCGAGCACCCACTGTCGATTCACGACATCCATGCGACGATTCTACATCAACTGGGACTGGATCATGAAGCACTGACGTTTCGACATGGGGGCCGTGACCACCGTTTGACCGATGTGCACGGACATGTAATCCAGGAGATTTTGAGTTAA
- a CDS encoding alkaline phosphatase D family protein, translating to MFDYKRLNEAVKAENGISRRLFLSYGAALSTLPLLGRASWANPSPVFQKDPFTLGVASGDPDSTSVILWTRLAPEPLQPHGGLGPQPIEVKWELAEDEGFQKLIASGTAQATPQLGHSVHVEAKGLKPDHWYWYRFQAGDAVSPVGRTRTMPETTAMPDQLKFAFASCQNYEQGLFTAYEQMAQDDLDLVFHLGDYIYEYQSGRNGKIRTHFGPEIESLGDYRIRHSQYRADPLLHNMHAKCPWFVTWDDHEFDNNCAADVSEELDADPIDYLLRRANAYQAYYEMMPLRPGCLPQGPHMQLYRQGGFGRLADFFVLDTRQYRSDQPNGDKKSPLNQSAMARSNSLLGGPQRNWLQSQLISSNATWNVLAQQVMMGMVSFSSKDEERVYSMDQWPGSAYERMQLMQFMADRRVPNPVVLTGDIHSNWVNNLRVDDRKPETPVVATEFVGTSISSGGNGVQKRKGHADILSHNPCVQFQNSERGYVRCTVTPKDWTSEYMVVDDVTRPGGHVTPRAAFVVEAGTPGAQPA from the coding sequence ATGTTCGATTACAAACGGCTTAATGAAGCAGTTAAAGCAGAGAACGGTATCAGCCGTCGTCTCTTTCTTTCCTATGGTGCAGCGCTGTCGACTCTCCCTTTACTGGGTCGGGCCAGTTGGGCGAATCCCTCTCCCGTTTTCCAGAAAGATCCTTTCACCCTGGGTGTCGCTTCCGGCGATCCGGACTCGACCAGTGTGATTTTATGGACCCGCCTCGCTCCCGAACCACTGCAGCCCCACGGCGGGTTAGGTCCCCAGCCGATCGAAGTCAAATGGGAACTGGCGGAAGACGAAGGCTTTCAGAAGCTGATAGCATCAGGTACAGCCCAGGCAACTCCACAGCTCGGGCATTCCGTGCACGTGGAAGCGAAAGGCCTGAAACCCGATCACTGGTACTGGTATCGTTTCCAGGCAGGCGATGCTGTCAGCCCCGTGGGACGCACGCGGACAATGCCTGAAACCACCGCGATGCCAGACCAGCTGAAATTTGCATTCGCCAGCTGTCAGAACTATGAACAGGGACTGTTTACCGCCTACGAACAGATGGCTCAGGACGACCTGGACCTGGTCTTCCACCTGGGCGATTACATTTACGAATATCAGTCGGGCAGAAATGGCAAGATCCGCACACACTTCGGTCCCGAGATCGAATCACTGGGTGATTACCGGATTCGCCACTCCCAGTACCGCGCCGATCCCTTGCTGCACAACATGCATGCCAAATGTCCCTGGTTTGTAACCTGGGATGACCATGAATTCGATAATAACTGTGCCGCTGATGTCTCCGAAGAACTGGATGCCGACCCGATTGACTATCTACTCAGACGGGCCAATGCTTACCAGGCATATTATGAAATGATGCCGCTACGACCTGGTTGCCTGCCTCAGGGACCGCATATGCAACTCTATCGCCAGGGTGGTTTTGGACGACTGGCAGATTTCTTTGTGCTGGATACACGCCAGTATCGTTCCGATCAGCCGAATGGGGATAAAAAATCTCCGTTGAATCAATCGGCAATGGCACGCAGTAACTCGCTGCTGGGTGGTCCACAGCGGAACTGGCTGCAGTCCCAGTTGATCAGCTCAAATGCGACCTGGAACGTTCTGGCCCAACAGGTGATGATGGGCATGGTGAGTTTCTCATCGAAAGACGAAGAGCGGGTCTATTCCATGGACCAGTGGCCCGGCAGTGCCTATGAACGGATGCAGTTAATGCAGTTTATGGCTGATCGCCGCGTCCCCAACCCAGTAGTATTAACTGGTGACATTCATTCCAACTGGGTGAATAATCTGCGCGTGGATGACCGCAAGCCGGAAACACCTGTCGTGGCAACCGAGTTTGTAGGAACCTCCATCAGCAGTGGTGGGAACGGTGTGCAGAAACGAAAAGGGCACGCTGACATTCTCTCACACAACCCCTGCGTGCAGTTTCAGAACTCCGAACGCGGCTATGTCCGCTGCACAGTGACTCCTAAAGACTGGACCAGCGAGTACATGGTTGTGGATGATGTCACCCGTCCCGGGGGGCATGTCACTCCGCGGGCTGCATTCGTAGTCGAAGCGGGTACTCCGGGAGCACAACCGGCTTAA
- a CDS encoding PAS domain S-box protein translates to MHHSFSSDSNVGDSIQARVKVSGWENAVRTPFLQAALASFFLVLVLVLFQKQSIIPQSASESATAIQQRQTVSQLQVQTAEIVKHLLLLSNPKQAASSYQRLDELLNQWNAQRHQLSQTVAGSAPAASKLDRQISPLFEQITADVLKVLSGQQSPEAMLPRVLTSEQKLMPLLVKFQSVLPDADQAQTGQAASVSHHWFFWLVLPVTAYAASFYLLTRVRKRKDSLDKRETDLDLRVQNLKSNQSQLAASISASFHETWSWTEQTNEFWCSKSFWRVFGYTAESEFPLAQYEVFLNHLGAGNRESWESAIERHLQEGRPIDLKARTRNHMGFSRWVRIQAQVLNGDLEGQRTLIGTVEDIHDYQLTKMQLNQSEKLLSRVGEVAKIGGWHLDLETRELFWTQETYAIHEVEPGYRPSIETAYSFYAPEARPVLQSALERSIETGQSWDLKLPFITAKGRHIWVRAQGELEYEQGNPVRLVGAFQDITEEKQREAEFLLLQYDEYTSRAHLDGVIRAATEVSIIATDPEGIITLFSPGAEQLLGYSAREMIGIQTPECFHLAEEIEDHARELTAALGRKIQNFETFIALAMQGNSDKHEWTYVCKDGSHRTVELTVTAIRDQYQQIEGYLGVGIDITQQKQNEKQLSRLATAVSKSTNGVVITDVQGRVEWVNDRFTQITGYGLEELMEQSPGAMLQGEKTDSRVIEYMSRKISAGESFETELINYHKSGAEYWVHLKVDPILDADGILTGFMAIENDITERKQAEQELLDSREKIRRLLDALPVAAYTCDTQGLITYYNQAAADFWGREPQIENPKDRFCGSFKLFGTDGSPIPHEKCWMALALDSAKTFHGGEIVVESEDGSRKTALAHVSPLFNFEGELTGAVNVLVDISDRIVLEKSLREATVRLELCLKVLDQHAIVAETDLNGTIRHVNEMFCKVSGYTEAETIGQTHSIVNSGTHSREFWKEVFLTIAAEGMWQGEICNRRKNGEPYWVDTTIATMKDGEGNSIGYLAIRNDITELKQAQEAALAASQSKSEFLANMSHEIRTPLTAILGYADLLKNDSDFSTSPRKRDQAVNTIQEAGNHLLTVINDILDLSKIEAQKVQLDYTTTQVFHILDHIESLLRPPATEKGVEMVTRIQNPIPDLIKSDPTRLRQILMNLVGNAVKFTEQGQIQLIVEMSQQGDTSFLQFDIRDTGPGMSSAQAEKIFNAFSQADTSVTRQHGGTGLGLVISRKLARLMNGEVSLVWTEEGTGTCFRLLLPIETVAETRYITSRLQDEPEQTEQQTSPAIHSLPAGTRILLAEDGPDNQRLISFLLKKKGAEVDVADNGAIALRKFQEAEQAGQPYHLLLTDMQMPEMDGYTLASTLRAAGAKLPIVALTAHAMAEDRQKCLDAGCDDYLSKPVNSKVLAKTLLHWITQQTPTETEPPSVL, encoded by the coding sequence ATGCATCATAGTTTTAGTTCTGACTCAAATGTCGGTGACTCAATCCAGGCCCGTGTCAAAGTTTCCGGGTGGGAAAATGCTGTTCGAACGCCTTTTCTACAGGCTGCTCTCGCCAGCTTTTTCCTGGTTCTGGTACTGGTTCTGTTTCAGAAGCAGTCAATCATACCGCAGTCAGCTTCCGAATCCGCGACTGCGATACAGCAACGACAGACGGTCAGTCAACTTCAGGTCCAGACTGCAGAAATCGTCAAGCATCTGCTGTTGTTGAGTAACCCGAAGCAGGCTGCCAGTAGCTATCAGCGACTGGACGAATTATTAAATCAGTGGAATGCTCAGCGTCATCAGCTCAGTCAGACGGTGGCAGGCTCCGCTCCCGCTGCCTCGAAGCTTGATAGGCAAATCAGCCCTCTCTTTGAGCAGATTACAGCAGACGTTCTTAAAGTGCTGTCGGGGCAACAGAGTCCCGAGGCCATGTTGCCTCGGGTTCTCACCAGCGAGCAGAAATTGATGCCCCTGCTGGTGAAATTTCAGTCTGTCTTACCTGATGCTGACCAGGCGCAGACAGGTCAGGCGGCTTCCGTTTCCCATCACTGGTTTTTCTGGCTGGTACTGCCAGTCACTGCGTATGCCGCCAGCTTTTATCTTTTAACCCGTGTCCGAAAGCGAAAGGACAGCCTGGACAAGAGAGAAACGGATCTCGATTTACGCGTACAGAATCTGAAAAGCAATCAATCCCAACTGGCTGCGTCAATCTCGGCTTCCTTTCATGAAACCTGGTCCTGGACTGAGCAGACCAATGAATTCTGGTGCTCCAAATCATTCTGGCGCGTGTTCGGCTACACAGCAGAGTCAGAGTTTCCCCTCGCTCAGTATGAAGTATTTCTCAATCATCTGGGGGCAGGAAACAGAGAGTCCTGGGAATCAGCGATCGAGAGACATTTACAAGAGGGAAGGCCAATCGATCTGAAAGCTCGTACCAGAAATCATATGGGCTTTTCCCGTTGGGTGCGGATCCAGGCGCAGGTCTTGAATGGAGATCTGGAGGGGCAGCGGACCCTGATCGGAACCGTCGAAGACATTCATGATTATCAGCTGACGAAGATGCAGCTCAACCAGAGTGAAAAGCTGTTATCACGTGTTGGCGAAGTCGCTAAGATCGGTGGTTGGCACCTGGATCTCGAAACGCGGGAATTGTTCTGGACCCAGGAGACGTATGCGATCCATGAAGTCGAGCCGGGATATCGTCCTTCTATCGAGACTGCGTACAGCTTTTATGCCCCTGAGGCACGCCCTGTTCTGCAAAGTGCACTGGAACGTTCGATCGAAACCGGACAGTCCTGGGATCTCAAACTCCCGTTCATTACAGCCAAAGGACGACATATCTGGGTGAGAGCCCAGGGAGAACTGGAATACGAGCAGGGGAATCCCGTACGTCTGGTGGGAGCGTTTCAGGACATCACTGAAGAAAAGCAGCGCGAAGCGGAATTTCTCCTCCTCCAGTATGACGAGTACACTTCCCGTGCACACCTGGATGGGGTCATCCGGGCTGCTACGGAAGTCTCCATCATTGCCACCGATCCCGAGGGGATTATCACCCTGTTCAGTCCCGGAGCCGAACAGTTGCTGGGGTATTCAGCCAGGGAAATGATTGGCATTCAGACACCCGAATGTTTTCACCTTGCAGAAGAAATCGAAGATCATGCCCGGGAACTGACTGCAGCACTAGGACGCAAGATTCAGAATTTCGAAACGTTTATTGCACTGGCAATGCAGGGAAATTCGGACAAGCATGAATGGACCTATGTCTGTAAGGACGGCAGCCATCGTACCGTAGAACTGACGGTGACAGCGATTCGCGATCAGTATCAGCAGATCGAAGGCTACCTCGGGGTCGGTATCGACATCACGCAACAGAAACAGAATGAAAAACAACTGTCACGACTGGCAACCGCGGTCAGTAAGTCGACCAATGGTGTTGTGATCACTGATGTCCAGGGACGTGTAGAATGGGTCAATGACCGCTTTACGCAGATCACCGGGTATGGTCTCGAAGAGTTAATGGAGCAGAGCCCCGGGGCGATGCTCCAGGGAGAGAAAACGGATTCCCGGGTGATCGAGTACATGTCTCGAAAGATTAGCGCAGGAGAGAGCTTCGAAACAGAACTGATTAACTATCACAAGTCAGGAGCAGAATACTGGGTGCATCTTAAGGTTGATCCGATCCTGGACGCCGATGGCATACTGACCGGTTTTATGGCCATCGAAAATGATATCACGGAGCGCAAGCAGGCAGAACAGGAACTGCTGGACAGCCGGGAAAAAATCCGCCGCCTGCTTGATGCCCTTCCGGTCGCTGCATACACCTGTGATACCCAGGGACTGATTACTTATTACAATCAGGCAGCAGCCGATTTCTGGGGGCGGGAACCACAGATCGAAAATCCGAAGGACCGGTTCTGTGGTTCGTTCAAATTATTCGGCACTGATGGAAGTCCGATTCCGCATGAGAAATGCTGGATGGCGCTTGCTTTGGACTCAGCGAAAACTTTTCACGGAGGCGAAATCGTTGTTGAATCCGAGGATGGCAGTCGCAAGACCGCGCTGGCACATGTCAGTCCGCTGTTCAATTTCGAGGGGGAACTTACTGGTGCGGTAAATGTGCTCGTAGATATTTCCGATCGCATTGTTTTGGAGAAGTCGCTCAGAGAAGCAACAGTGCGGTTGGAACTCTGTCTGAAAGTGCTGGATCAGCACGCGATTGTGGCCGAAACTGATTTGAATGGTACTATTCGTCATGTGAATGAAATGTTCTGTAAAGTCAGTGGATATACCGAAGCGGAAACGATCGGGCAGACTCACAGCATTGTCAATTCCGGCACGCATTCCCGGGAATTCTGGAAAGAGGTGTTTCTGACCATTGCCGCGGAAGGCATGTGGCAGGGGGAAATCTGTAATCGGCGTAAAAATGGTGAACCCTACTGGGTCGATACAACAATCGCGACGATGAAGGATGGGGAAGGAAATTCCATTGGCTATCTCGCGATTCGAAACGATATCACCGAACTCAAACAGGCACAGGAAGCAGCGCTGGCTGCCTCTCAAAGTAAGAGCGAATTCCTGGCAAACATGAGCCACGAAATTCGCACGCCGCTCACTGCGATTCTGGGCTATGCCGATCTGCTGAAAAATGATTCAGACTTTTCAACGTCACCCCGAAAACGGGATCAGGCAGTGAATACGATCCAGGAAGCGGGTAATCATCTGCTGACGGTTATTAACGACATCCTGGATCTTTCCAAGATTGAAGCACAAAAAGTCCAACTCGATTACACAACAACCCAGGTGTTCCACATTCTGGATCATATCGAGAGTCTACTTCGTCCCCCGGCGACGGAAAAGGGAGTTGAGATGGTGACACGGATTCAGAATCCGATTCCCGATCTCATCAAAAGTGATCCCACCCGACTGCGTCAAATCCTGATGAATCTGGTCGGGAATGCAGTCAAATTTACTGAGCAGGGGCAGATCCAACTCATTGTAGAAATGTCTCAGCAGGGCGATACATCGTTTCTGCAATTCGATATCCGGGATACCGGCCCCGGAATGTCTTCCGCACAGGCAGAGAAAATCTTCAACGCCTTTTCCCAGGCCGATACCTCGGTCACTCGCCAGCATGGAGGAACCGGACTGGGGCTGGTGATTTCACGGAAACTGGCCCGACTGATGAACGGAGAGGTCTCGCTCGTCTGGACTGAGGAAGGCACCGGAACCTGTTTCCGACTGCTACTTCCCATAGAGACCGTCGCCGAAACCAGATATATCACCAGTCGTTTGCAGGACGAACCCGAACAGACTGAGCAACAAACGTCACCCGCAATACACTCTCTTCCTGCAGGTACTCGTATTCTGCTCGCTGAAGATGGTCCCGACAATCAACGGCTGATTTCCTTCCTGCTCAAGAAGAAAGGGGCCGAAGTCGATGTCGCCGACAACGGAGCGATTGCATTGCGCAAGTTCCAGGAAGCAGAACAGGCAGGACAACCTTACCACCTTCTGCTGACAGACATGCAGATGCCTGAAATGGATGGATACACTCTGGCCAGCACGCTTCGTGCTGCAGGCGCGAAGCTACCCATCGTGGCACTCACTGCGCACGCCATGGCCGAAGATCGACAGAAGTGTCTCGACGCAGGCTGCGATGATTACCTCAGTAAACCAGTCAACAGCAAAGTGCTCGCGAAAACGCTTCTGCACTGGATTACACAGCAGACGCCGACTGAGACCGAGCCTCCTTCGGTGCTCTGA